GTCCATCCCATGTCCATTCCCACCCATCCCATGTCCATTTCCTGTCCATGCCATGTCCATCCGTCCCCGCTCACTCCATGCTCTGTCCATCCAtgcagcccctctctcccagatcctcctgccctgccccatccAGCTGGGAcgctcctgcccctgcctgcccGGGAGCCCAGCCTGTTCCCGTGGGGCagccccctgtcccctgtgtcccccacGTCACCCCTTGtcccctgcaggagctggagtccCCGGTGCTGATGGTGGCCCTGACGTGTGCCGAGGACGGCTCCTCCCCGGTACGGCCACGCGCGGTGGGGACCCCGGGCAGCTCTGGGNNNNNNNNNNNNNNNNNNNNNNNNNNNNNNNNNNNNNNNNNNNNNNNNNNNNNNNNNNNNNNNNNNNNNNNNNNNNNNNNNNNNNNNNNNNNNNNNNNNNNNNNNNNNNNNNNNNNNNNNNNNNNNNNNNNNNNNNNNNNNNNNNNNNNNNNNNNNNNNNNNNNNNNNNNNNNNNNNNNNNNNNNNNNNNNNNNNNNNNNNNNNNNNNNNNNNNNNNNNNNNNNNNNNNNNNNNNNNNNNNNNNNNNNNNNNNNNNNNNNNNNNNNNNNNNNNNNNNNNNNNNNNNNNNNNNNNNNNNNNNNNNNNNNNNNNNNNNNNNNNNNNNNNNNNNNNNNNNNNNNNNNNNNNNNNNNNNNNNNNNNNNNNNNNNNNNNNNNNNNNNNNNNNNNNNNNNNNNNNNNNNNNNNNNNNNNNNNNNNNNNNNNNNNNNNNNNNNNNNNNNNNNNNNNNNNNNNNNNNNNNNNNNNNNNNNNNNNNNNNNNNNNNNNNNNNNNNNNNNNNNNNNNNNNNNNNNNNNNNNNNNNNNNNNNNNNNNNNNNNNNNNNNNNNNNNNNNNNNNNNNNNNNNNNNNNNNNNNNNNNNNNNNNNNNNNNNNNNNNNNNNNNNNNNNNNNNNNNNNNNNNNNNNNNNNNNNNNNNNNNNNNNNNNNNNNNNNNNNNNNNNNNNNNNNNNNNNNNNNNNNNNNNNNNNNNNNNNNNNNNNNNNNNNNNNNNNNNNNNNNNNNNNNNNNNNNNNNNNNNNNNNNNNNNNNNNNNNNNNNNNNNNNNNNNNNNNNNNNNNNNNNNNNNNNNNNNNNNNNNNNNNNNNNNNNNNNNNNNNNNNNNNNNNNNNNNNNNNNNNNNNNNNNNNNNNNNNNNNNNNNNNNNNNNNNNNNNNNNNNNNNNNNNNNNNNNNNNNNNNNNNNNNNNNNNNNNNNNNNNNNNNNNNNNNNNNNNNNNNNNNNNNNNNNNNNNNNNNNNNNNNNNNNNNNNNNNNNNNNNNNNNNNNNNNNNNNNNNNNNCAGGAGCACCCCATTCCCAGGAACACCCAATTCCCAGGAACACCCCATTCCCAGAggctctgccttcccagagACCCCCATTCCCAAAGCACCCCCACTGCTGGGAACACCCCCGTCCCATTCCCAGGAACACCCAATTCCCAGGGACACCCCCATTCCCAGAAACACCCCATTCCCAGAGCACCCCCATTCCCAGAGCACCCCCATTCCCAGGAACACCCCATTCCCAGAGCACCGCCATCCCCAAAGCACCCCCATTCCCAGGAGCACCCCCACTGCTGGAAACACCCCTATCCCCAGGAACacccccatcccattcccaggaaCACCCTATTCCCAGAgcccctgcattcccaggaacACCCCATTCCCAGAacatccccattcccaggaaCACCCCACTCCCAGGAACACCCCCATTCTCAGAACACTCCCATTCCCAGGAACACCTCATTCCCAGAGCACCCCATTCCCAGAGCACCCCAATCCTCTAGGTGCTCCCCAGCCCCCATTCCCCAGAGCACCTGGGTGTCCCAGCAGGTTCTGGGACACGCTGTCCCCTGGGTGCCACACGAATGGAGCTGCCCCggggtgtcccctgggtgtcccagTCTCAGGACAGGATGTCCCCTGGGTGCCACACCAACGGAGCTGCCCCggggtgtcccctgggtgtcccagTCTCAGGACAGGATGTCCCCTGGGTGCCACACAAATGGAGCTGCCCCggggtgtcccctgggtgtcccagTCTCAGGACAGGATGTCCCAGTAATACCTCGAggtgtcccctgggtgtcccagGAGCTTCCGGGATGGGATCCCATGGATGCCACCGGGAGCTGTGTCCACCCCATGGGCGTCCCAGGACTTCCCACACCCCGTGGAGCTCCTGAGGGGCACGGGAGGTCCCCAGGCCTTTGTCCCCTCCCCTGGGTGCCCCCGCTGAGCCTGGTGGGTGCCCGACCCACCCTGGCCCAGGTCGCTGCTTCCCGGGAACCCTGGATTGCGTGGAATAAACAGAGCGTGTGAGCAGGAGCCGGGACGGAGCGTGGTGAGCCCATGGGATGGGACACCGTGACCCCATGGGATGGGACAGTGACCCCATGGGATGGGACAGTGACCCCATGGGATGGGCACAGTGACCCCATGGGATGGGCACAGTGAGCCcatggggatgggacagggatgggacacgGTGATCCCATGGGATGGGACATGGTGATCCcatggggatgggacagggatgggacacgGTGATCCCATGGGATGGGACATGGTGATCCcatggggatgggacagggatgagACACGGTGAGCCCCAcggggatgggacagggatggggcacagtGATCCCATGGATGGGCATGGTGATCCCATGGGGATGGGACAGTGACTCCATGGGATGGGACATGGTGAGCCCAcggggatgggacagggatggggcacagtGTCCCCATGAAaatggggcagggatggggcatggTGATCCcatggggatggggcagggatggggcacagtGATCCcatggggatggggcagggggtggcaAGGGGTGGCCGTGTCCAGGGACAGGCACTGAgtccctcaggggcaggaggtgacaggcgggggctgtgtccccagggctgcggGGACAGAcgtggggacagtggggacacacACACGTGTGTCCGTGCCTGTGCCCACACGTGCCCACGTCCGGCCGTGTCCGTGCCTGTCCCGGCCGTGCCCACACGTGCCCGTGCCCACCCGTGCCAGCCCGGCCCGTGTCCTGTCGCACCCGTGCCATCGCGCCGCTCCAGCCGGGCCGATGCCCGTCCCTTCCCCCGGGGCAGCGCCAGCCCGGTGTCCccgctctgtccccagcccccgtGCCCCGGTGCCGCTCCCCGTGTCCCTGCGGGTCACTCCGCGCCCCCCCGGGCTCACCGGCGCTGGGGGTGCCCGGCCCGGGGGTCCCCAGCTCGGGGCCGGCCCAGGGGTCCCCCAGCCCCCTCCGGGAGCCGCAGCCCCCCAGGCGGGCGCGGGGTCAAACATTAACCGGGGCGGGTTAACTGGTCACCGATTgtccccgcggggccgggcgggccccCCGCGCCACCCCCCGCCATAAAAGCGGGGGCGCAGCTGCCACCCCGCAGCCCCGGAGCCCCCAGACCCAGCAtgagcagcctgcaggaggtGAGCGAGGGAGGGGGGCTCGGGGCTCCAGCGGGGGCGGcaggcacacctgggggacaggcacacctgggggacaggcacacctggggggacagacacacctggggggacaggcacacctggggggacacacacacacctgggggacaggcacacctggggggacacgcacacctggggggacacacacacctgggggggacacacacctggggggcagacacacctggggggacaaacacacctggggacacacacacacctggggggacacacacacctgggggggcaGATACACCTGGGGGGGCAGATACACCTGGGGGGGGGGgcagacacacctggggacacacacacctgggggacacacacacctggggggacacacacacctgggggacacacacacctggggggacacacacacacctggggggcagACACACCAGGGCCACCCCAACCCCGGGGGCAGAGGAGACCCCTCGGCgatgctgtccctgctgggggtGCCCCCTGCCCCAAAGGGTCCCGCCTGGGGGATCCCTGCGGGTGGGGGGTCCCGAGGcccccgggagctgctccccaccctgagcggggctggggggacagggcCAGCCCGGGGGGTGTCCCACAGCACGcgtggggctgagcagggacccTCACACTGTCCCCACCCGGGGACAGCCGGGGCTGGACCCCCCCCAGGGATTGGGGACGGCACCACCAGGTCCCTCTGTGCCCGGAGGTGACAGCGTGTGGTGATCTGTGACACCATGTGACACCGTGTGACACGGCGATAGATAGATAGTGTGTGACACCGTGTGACAAAGTGTGACATTGTGCGACACTGTGACCCCCTGTGACGGTGTGATCCCACGCGACCAGGCCTCTCCTTGGTGCCggtgtccccttgtccccagcctcGCGTCCCCGTCCCGCAGTGCCTGGGTCAGAGGAGCAGGACGGGACCCCaatcccctctgtccctgtccccgtgccgCAGCGCCCGGCTGGGGGCAGGATGGGACCCCTGAGCCACTCCggtccctgttccctgtcccctgtccccatcccgcAGTGCCCGGGTGGGGGGAGGATGGGACCCTTGAGCCACTCgagtccctgtcccctgtccctgtcccctgtcccctaTCCCCTTCCCGCAGTGCCCGGCTGGGGGCAGGATGGGACCCCTGAGCCACTcgggtccctgtcccctgtcccctgagCCACTCCAGTCTCTGTCCCCTCTTCCTGTCCGGCAGTGCCCAGGTTGGCGGCAGGATGGGACCCCTGAGCCACTCgagtccctgtcccctgtccctgtcccctgtcccctaTCCCCTTCCCGCAGTGCCCGGCTGGGGGCAGGATGGGACCCCTGAGCCACTCGGGTCgctgtccccagtccctgtcccctgagCCCCCGTCCCCGCAGGGCCCCGAGTGCTCCGAGGAGCCCAAACCCGGCAGGGCCAAGAGCGAGCTCCGCAACTACGCCGTGAGTGGGGGTCCCGGGGTGGGCGGGGGTCCCAGAGCGGGCGGGTCCGGGGGTCCGGTTGTCCCCGCAGCCGCGCAGGGAGCCCCGCCGGGAGCAGCCGCGGGGGTCTGCGGCtctggggggacacggggggaccCCCGGAGCGCCCCCAGCCCCCGGTGCCGCCCCGCAGGAGGGGAAGCTGATCGACCGCGTGTACAACACCTACCGGCTCATGCACACCCACCAGACCGTGGAGTTCGTCCGCAGGAAGGTGCGAACCGCCCCGGGCCACCCcgtgtcccccggtgtcccccggtGTCACCACAGCGGGGGTGTCCCAGCCCTCCCCCCGcacccagccccctgccccaccccagCCCGTCTGGGGGGCACCGACCCCGCGCCCCCAGCCGCGGGGAGGGTGGCGGGGCGCGGATGGCGCTGTCACCGCGTGTCCCCGCGCGTCCCCAGAGCGCCCAGTACGGCTCGTGCTCGCTGCGGAGGATGAGCGTGATGGAGGCGCTGGAGCTGCTGGACCAGCTCGTGGACGAGTCGGACCCCGACGTGGATTTCCCCAACTCCTTCCACGCCTTCCAGACGGCCGAGGGGATCCGCCGGGCGCACCCCGACAAAGGTGGGGCCGCCGCCCGCGCTGCGCCCCGCCgggagcgcggccccgcggctgACACGGCCCCGCTCGCCCCCAGACTGGTTCCACCTCGTGGGGCTCCTGCACGACCTGGGCAAGGTGCTGGCGCTGTTCGGGGAGCCCCAGGTGAGCGGCACGCCGGGGAAGGGGTTCGGGGGGTTCCCCCCGCGGCCGGGGGACCCTCGGGAGGTGCTGTGacccccccgtgccccccggCAGTGGGCCGTGGTCGGGGACACCTTCCCGGTGGGCTGCAAGGTGCAGAAGTCGGTGGTCTACAGGGACTCCACCTTCCACGAGAACCCCGACACCAAAGACCCCCGGTACAGGTGAGGCCGACCCccggggggtttggggggcgGGGGGTGcacccccggcccggccgggctgcggggGGGGGTCCCGGCCCCTCAGCCCCCGCCCCATCCGCAGCACCGAGTACGGGATGTACCAGCCCGGCTGCGGCCTGGACAACGTCCTCATGTCCTGGGGCCACGATGGTGAGTTTGGGGCGCTGGGGGGGTCTCTCCTGGGGGCAGGGCggcccccccaccccaaacGGGGCCCTGGTGCCCCCCGGGGCTGCACTGACCCCCTCCCCACTGCCCCCTGTGCACGGACTGCAGCCCTCGGcgtggggcaggggctgctccttgggggggctgcagctcctgggggggCTCTGTGACTCTGGGGGGGCCCTGCACCTCTCGGGGTCCTCCCCCCGGTGGGGGTCCAGCCCCTCCCCACGCCCCCCCCTTTTCAGAGTACATGTACCAAGTGATGAAGTTCAACAACTTCGCCCTGCCCAAGGAGGTGAGCTCAGCCCGGGGAGGGCTCGGGGACCCCCGGGAGGTTTGGGGGTGCGGGGGGCGCACCCTAAACCCGCGTCCCCCCCACCCCAGGCCTTCTACATGGTTCGCTTCCACTCCTTCTACCCCTGGCACGCCCACGGCGACTACGGGCACCTGTGCTCGGAGGAGGATCGCCGCATGCTGCCCTGGCTCCGCGAGCTCAAGTGCGCGcccgggggggccgggggctcGGCCGCGCCCCCCGCGGCTttggggggctgcagccccccgcCCTGACCCCCCGTCTGCCCCGCAGCAAGTTCGACCTGTACACcaagcaggaggagctgcccgACGTGCAGCAGCTGCGCGCCTACTACCAGGGCCTGATCGACAAATACTGCccggggcagctctgctggtgacCCCGAACCCTGctgggacccccaaaaccctgcgggaccccaaaccctggagaccccaaaccctgctggtgaccccaaaccctgcgggaccccaaaaccctgccgggaccccaaaccctgctggaccccaaaccctgctggtgaccccaaaccctgctggaccccaaaaccctgccgggaccccaaaccctgtgggaccccaaaccctgcGGGATCCCCAAACCCTGATGGGACCCCCAAAACTCTGtgggaccccaaaccctgctggaCCCCAAACCCTGCGGGAGACCCCAAACCCTGCGGGACCCCAAACCCTGCgggaccccaaaccctgctggagACCCCAAACCCGTCtggtgaccccaaaccccccgggaccccaaaccctgctggtgctgcccaaaCCCTGCAGGACCCTTGAACCCTGCCGAGACTCCCCAAACTCTGTCGGCACCCCCCAAACTCTGCTGGCACCCCCAAACTCGGCTGGTGACCCCAAACCCTGCGGGACCCCAAACCCTGCGGGACCCCAAACCCCGCGGGACCCCCAAAACCCTGCgggaccccaaaccctgccgggctccctgcagcacccccgGGCCCCGCCCTGGGGCTCTACAATaaacctgctcctgctgcacccccCGTGCCAGGCCCCCCTTGAGGGGGTGACGCTGCCCCCCACGGGCAGGGCCCCCCAAACCCAGGAGAGCTGCGGGGCTGGAATGTCAAAGgctttaattagaaaattataGGAAACCTCTGGGCTCGGGCTGAGCCGGGCAGGGGGGAACCGTGGGGTGGGCAGAGCCCGCTGGGGGGAGCACCCCAAAGTGCTGGGGGGGACCCCAAAGTGAcctgaggggctgggcagggtaACCagggggctggcactgcccaaaCTGCTCCAGCCCGCGGGCACAGAGCCCCCACCCGCTCTGAGCCCCTGACCTGTGCTGAGCCCCCCCACCGTGGGGCCTGGAGGGGTCCCCGAGGGGTccctgggcactggggaggggTCCCCCGACACTGGGACATGTCCCCAAGCAGCCCCCGAACCCCAGGGAGGGGTCCCCAGGTAGCAGGGAGAGGTCCCCAGGAGCGCCTGGACACTGGGGAGGTGTCCCCAAGGGGTCCCCAGGCCCTGGGCGCGTCCCCACCCCGCGTGGCCACACCGTGCTGAAGGCACTGGCACACGGgcacccctgggctgggctccaaCAAGCGCTGCCCCCCCGGCCGggggctccctccctgccccccgATTCTGGGGGGGCCGCGGGGGTCACTTCTTCCTCTTGTTGCCGTGGCGGCCCTCGGGCCGGGCCCCGtccgcgccccgcgccccctcGGCGCCCCGTTGCGCCCCGTTGCGCTCGCGGGGCGCTTTGTGGCGAGCGGGGGGCGTCCCCCCCCGGGCCCGCCGGGCCAGGGCGCGCAGCAGCCCCGCGGTGGCCGCCACCAGGTAGAGGGACCAGAGCAGGACGGGCCCCGAGAAGGGCTGGCACAGGCGGCGCACGGCGGCCAGCAGCCGCGGCAGCGCCGCCTCAGCCCGGCGGCGCACAGGGGGCTTGtcctggggggacaggggaaaAGGGGTCAGGGGGCTTGTCCTGGGGGAACAGGGTCAGGGGGGCTTGTCCTGGGGAAAAGGGGTCAGGGGGCTTGTCCTGGGGAAATGGGGTCTGGGGGAATTGTCCTGGGGGCAAACGGGGTCAGGGGGGGAAGGGATTGGGAGTGAGGGTAAAGGGCCAGGGGTTGAAAATGGGGATCCCGGTGTGGGAATGGGgtcaggggacagggagagggagggaagagggtcAGGGGTGAGGGAAGGGGGGATCGGGGGCTGGAAAAGGGGGTTAGGGTGGGGGAAGAGGGTCAGGGAGCCAAGAATGTGggtgaggggagagggaagggggcTCGGGGGGGTTCAAGGGCTCGGGAAGGGGATCAAGGTGAAGGAAGAGAGGGTCACGAGCAATGGAATAGGGTCAGGGAGAGGGCTGAGGCAAGGGAAGGGGGGTCAGGGTCATGTCAGGGGGCTCAGGGGTGTTGAAGGACGGGGGTCAGGAGCCAGGGAGGGTCTCAGGGCCCAGGGAGGGGCCACCCCGTGCCCACCTTGAGGCCgtgctggctgagcagggactCCAGCGTGGGGTGTCCCAGGGACACGGCCGGGAAGAACTCCTGCACGTGCTGCCGCCGCCACCACGGTGCCGAGcccgggctggggacacagggggctcgggtcaccccaaagccccccgaggccgggctgggggctgcaggggcccCTCCCCGCTCACCTGCCCTCGCCGGGGGCCGTGAACCAGTACTTGTAGAGCTGGGCCCGCAGGAAGGTGGGCGGGCGGCCGTGGAACGGGTACCGGGACTCGTCCGTCTGCACCAGGCGGATCACTGCGGGACAGGGgtcacagctggggacagcccggCACGGCGGGGACAGCCCGAACACACCGGGGACAGCCCGAACACAGCCCAAACACAGCCGGGGACAGcccaaacacacccagggacagCCTGAATACACCCGGGGACAGCCCAAATACACCCCAAACACACCCGGGGACACCCCTAATACAGTCAGGGACACCCCAAACACATCCGGGGACAGCCCCAACTCCGCCAGGAACACCCCAAACCTAAACAGGGACCCAAAACACACCCGGGGATACCCCTAACATACCCGGGGACACCCTAAACACAGTCAGGgacaccccaaaccaaaacagggACAGCCAAACACACACGGGgacaccccaaatccatccaggaacacaccaaacccaaacagggacaccccaaaaccatGGTGGCTCCGATGCTGGGGAGGTTCCACCATGTcctgtgtcccagagcccccagcccgctgtgtcccctgtccccagagtCCTCagctccccgtgtcccctgtccccagtctcctgtgtccccagaccccaatgtcccctgtccccagagcccccagcccccagtgTCTcttgtccccagagcccccagccccccgtgtcccctctccccagagcccccagccctctgtgtcccctggcCCCAGAGGACCCAGCCCctgtgtcccttgtccccagccccctgtgtcccctggccCCAGAGGACCCAGCCCTTGTGtctcttgtccccagcccccgtgtcctgtgtccctgtgtccccagcccccatgtcccctgtccccagagccccctgccgtgtcccctgtccccagcccccatGTCCtatgtcccctgtccccagccccaatgtcccgtgtccccagccccctgtgtcccctgtccccagccccccgtgtcccctgtccccgaGGCTGACCGtcgggctgtccctgcagcaggcgCAGCACCAGGGCGCTGAAccaggggctgccctggtgGGGCCCGAGGGCGGCGAACCAGAGCTGCCAGTCCAGGCGGGGCTGGTGCGGGGCCACCACGGCCGGGGCCACGCTCACGTTCCCGGGCTTGTACATGAACTCGATCTCCTGCGGGATGGGACACGGCTGCCGCGGCCACGGGGACACGGCACACCTCGGGAACCCATCCCACCCCGTGCCTGGAGTCACCTCCGGAGCACGATCCCACCCAGTGCCTGGAGTCACCTCCGGAGCACAATCCCACCCGGTGCCTGGAGTCACCTCTGGAGCACGATCCCTCCCGGTGCCTGGAGTCACCTCAGCCCCAGGAAAAGGACATTCCCATCCGAAACCCCGGGATTCTGGGGCAGGACACCTCCAGAACACGATCCCACCAGCGCCTGGAGTCACCTCCGGAGCACGATCCCACCCGGTGCCTGGAGTCACCTCAAGGACACAATCCCACCCAGTGGCTGGGCACACCTCGGAAAGGGATATTCCCACCAAAAACCCTGGGATTCCGGGGCAGGACACCTCAAAGACACAACCCCACCCAGTGCCTGGAGTCACCTCAGCCCCAGGAAAATTGCCATCCCAAATCCCGGGACTCTGGGGCATGACACATCCAGAAACCAATCCAACCAAGGGCATGGTTCTGCTCATGGTCACCTCAGCCCCAGAAAAGGGATATCCCCACCCAAaatcctgggattctggggCACGACACGTCCAGAACCTGATCCAACCAAGGGCCTGGTCCTGCCCGGGGTCACCTCAGCCCCAGGAAAAGGACATTGccatcccaaaatcccgggATTCTGGGCACGACATGTCCAGAACCTGATCCAACCAAGGGTATGGTCCTGCCCGGGGTCACCTCAGCCCCAGGAGAAGGAGCCAGGGTGGCTCTAATCCCAgcaagggacaggatgagaggaaacgGCCTCGAgtggcaccaggggaggttGAGGTTGGATACTGGGaaaattcctcctggaaagggctctccaggcctggcacaggttggAGTCCCCAACCCCCGGGGAGATTCcaaagctgtgtggatgtggcacttggggacaggggcagaggcggccttggcagtgctggggatggctggacTCCACAACCGCCATGATTCCAACCAGACCcactgcagcattccctgctcctgccctctgctgcCCCTCGGCCCTGGCAGGTGCTCAGACCCCCTTCCCAACCCCGACCCCGTGTCCCCACCCTTGGctcagtgcccagctgtgcccattgCCCAGAGTCCccatccagctgtgcccagcccagacTCActgtccagctgtgcccagccatgCCCAGCCCAGACTCACTGTCCAGCTGTGCCCATTGctcagtgcccagctgtgccaagcCCAGAGTCCCccatccagctgtgcccagcccagactctgtgtccagctgtgcccagcccagagTCCCccatccagctgtgcccagcccagactctgtgtccagctgtgcccagcccagaccctgtgtccagctgtgcccattcctgtgcccagcccagacTCActgtccagctgtgcccagccatgCCCAGCCCAGACACtgtccagctgtgcccatccccaGACTCCCCGtccagctgtgcccattccTGTGCACATCCCTGACTCCccatccagctgtgcccagcccagccccactgtccagctgtgtccagctgtgcccagcccagcctccccgtccagccgtgcccagcccagccccactgtccagctgtgcccagctgtgcccatcccagcctccccGTCCAGCCGTGCCCAGCCTCACCGTCCAGCTGTGCCCGTCGTAGCTGCCCTCCAGGATGACCTCGGGCCGGCCGCCCACGCCGGTCATCCTGCGGAAGAGCCCGTAGGAATTGACCACCTGGAAGCGCTCCACGGCCCCGAACATGCGGTGGATCCCGGGCCACAGCTTCCCGTTGGACTCGTGCTCGATGTAGGTGAAGGGCACCTGGGGGGCAGGGGGGCTCTGTCACAgcctggg
The Motacilla alba alba isolate MOTALB_02 chromosome 1A, Motacilla_alba_V1.0_pri, whole genome shotgun sequence genome window above contains:
- the MIOX gene encoding inositol oxygenase, yielding MSSLQEGPECSEEPKPGRAKSELRNYAEGKLIDRVYNTYRLMHTHQTVEFVRRKSAQYGSCSLRRMSVMEALELLDQLVDESDPDVDFPNSFHAFQTAEGIRRAHPDKDWFHLVGLLHDLGKVLALFGEPQWAVVGDTFPVGCKVQKSVVYRDSTFHENPDTKDPRYSTEYGMYQPGCGLDNVLMSWGHDEYMYQVMKFNNFALPKEAFYMVRFHSFYPWHAHGDYGHLCSEEDRRMLPWLRELNKFDLYTKQEELPDVQQLRAYYQGLIDKYCPGQLCW